From Sporolactobacillus pectinivorans:
AAACCGTTGAGAAACTGGATATCCGTATTATTGCTGCGACCAATCGTGATTTAGAAGAAATGGTAAAGAAAGGTGAGTTTCGTGAGGATCTTTACTATCGGTTGAATGTCATTCCTATTTTTCTTCCGCCGCTCCGCGAAAGAAAACAGGACATTGCCCTTCTCGTCGAACATTTCATGAATCGATTTCAAGAAAATCGCGATCGCCCAATTCTTGGTATTTCAAATGATGCTATGGAATCCCTGCTAGCCTATGCATGGCCCGGAAATGTACGGGAAATCGAAAATCTATTTGAACGTTTGTTCACTTTGATCGATAACGATTACATTGAAGCCGAGGATCTTCCAACGTATATTCGCGGTAAAAAATTGAGCTCACAGCATATTCAGCATTTCGGGCTGCTTTCATCCGATCGCATACTGCCTATGGAAGATTATGAAAAAGAAATTATTAAAAAAGCTTTGGAGAAATATGGGAGCTGCAACGCTGCCGGAAAAGCACTACATTTAAATCATAAAACCGTTGCTGCAAAAGCAAGAAAATATAACCTTATCAACTAACCGGTGGAGCAGGTTGATAAATAGTACCAAAGCAAAAATTTCCCTTGCGCATTTTTACCATGTAAGTATTTGGTAAACGTTAATACAACACTGTTTTTGCCTTCCTAAAGAATTGGCATCAAAAATGCTTCTTTAAAATTAGCAAGAAAATAAGGGGGCAAAAAATGGAAGCGTTTTTAGGAGAACTGGCCGGCACGTTTATTATGGTACTTTTGGGGGATGGTGCGGTGGCCAATGTCATTTTGAAAAAATCTAAAGCAGAGAATTCAGGCTGGATTGTGATCACAGCCGGATGGGCCTTTGCCGTTGCTATTCCCGTTTGGATTTTCGGCAGCGTCAGCGGCGCCCATTTTAATCCGGCAGTTACTCTGGGACTCGCTTGTATTGGCAAGTTTCCTTGGAGCAGCGCTGCAGCATATATGACTGCACAGTTTATTGGTGCTTTCCTTGCTGCAGTGGTTCTCTTCCTCCACTTCTACAAGCATTTTGAGGCAACAACTGATCCGGCAACTAAGCTTGGGGTTTTCTCCACCGGACCTGCGATTCGCAGCAAATTCTTTAATTTCTTCGGCGAGTTTATCAATACTTTTGTTCTTTTATTTGGAATTGTAGGCATCGTTTCGCAAAAAATGGCTCCGGGACTCATGGGACTGGCAATCGGTATTCTCATCTTTGCCATCGGTCTTTCACTTGGCGGAACGACCGGGTATGCGATTAATCCGGCGCGGGATTTAGCTCCGAGAATTGCTCATGCACTTCTTCCCATTCCTGGGAAAGGAGGCTCGGATTGGGCCTATGCCTGGATTCCCGTTGTCGGCCCGATCCTTGGCGGAATTTGCGGTGCGTTTGCCTATGTCCTTCTTTTTCACTGAATTAAACCATTTCATCCTATCAGGGAGGCATCATCATGAAAAAACTGATCAATCAACCGGAAAATAGTCTTAATGAAATGTTGTCGGGTATGACCAAAGCATATCCAGATTATTTAAAAAGGCTCGAACATACAAATGTACTTGTTCGTCAAAATTTAGATAACCAAAAAGTTGCCGTGATCAGCGGCGGCGGAAGCGGCCATGAACCGACGCATGCCGGCTATATCGGCACGGGCATGCTGGATGCCGCGGTTGCCGGCGATATCTTTACGTCACCTACACCCGATCAGATCTACGAGGCAATCAAAGCCGTTGACAGAGGCAGAGGCGTACTGCTCGTTGTCAAAAATTACAGCGGTGACGTCATGAACTTTGACATGGCAAAAGAAATGGCCGAAATGGAAGGCATTGAGATCGATTCAGTGATTGTCAATGATGATGTGGCTGTGGAAGACAGTACCTTTACTACGGGAAGACGAGGGATTGCTGGAACTGTTCTCGTTCATAAAATTGCCGGAGCAGCTGCAGAACGGGGTTGGAATTTACAAAAGGTCAAAGCAGTCGCTGAAAAAGCAATCACACACATTCGCAGTATGGGAATGGCACTCAGTCCATGTACCGTCCCGTCAGCCGGGAAACCAAACTTTACTTTAGCTGAAGATGAAGTAGAAATCGGCACTGGTATTCACGGTGAACCGGGCACGCACCGTGAAAAAATCAAAACAGCTGATGAAATAACCAAAGAACTTTTTGACCAAATCCAGGCTGACACCCCGTTCAAAAAAGGCGATGAAGTTGCAGTTATCGTGAACGGCATGGGCGCAACGCCGCTGATGGAACTCTACATCGTAAATAATAAATTCCATGATCTTTTGAAAACACTCGGTGTGCACATTCACCAAACGTTTGTCGGTGAATTTATGACCTCCCTGGAAATGGCAGGCATGTCGCTTACCGTCCTGAAACTGGACGATGAATTAAAGTCACTTCTCGACGATTCGGCTGACACACCTGCGCTCAAAATTATTAAACATTAAACAAAAAAGGATGGTTGACTTATGGCAAATCTTAATCAAGTTGTCGGCGCTTTGAATCTTGCGGCAGACATTATTGAAGAAAACAAACAGCATTTGACGGAATTAGACGGAGCCATTGGCGACGGCGACCACGGAATTAACATGAGCCGCGGATTCTCTTTTGTCAAGAAGACTCTTAGCGAGGGCGGCTTCGAAACCGTCGCCGACCTTTTCAAGAAATGTGGTATGGATTTAGTCGCTCATGTGGGCGGAGCATCCGGGCCGCTTTTCGGCACAGCTTTTCTAAAAGCGTCCATGGTGCTTAAAGATAAAACGGAAGTCAGCGCAAGCGATTATCTCAGCATTCTCAAAGCTTCCGTCGAAGGCATTAAAATGCGAGGCAAATCAGATGCAGGTGAAAAAACGATGCTCGATGCGCTTATCCCCGCCTATGAAGCCGGCGCAGAAGTTGAGAAGCAAGAAAAGAGCGCTCAAGAAGTGCTCAAGGCGGTCAAAGCAGCTGCAGCAAAGGGCGCGGAAGATACCGAAGCATTAGTCGCTAAAAAAGGCAGAGCCAGCTATCTCGGAGAACGAAGCATTGGCCATCAAGATCCGGGAGCAGCGTCGACTGCACTCATTCTTGGCGCTGTCTCCGATTTTTTTGCCGCATCTTGATAGAATGCTTAAACGCTTTTTCAGGTTAATTCGTTCTGAAGCTAATGTTGCAGTCTTGAAATAAGAAGGGAAGGTATTTGTTGAGATGGTTGGAATTGTATTGGTTTCGCATAGCCGAAAAATTGTTGAAGGAATTCAAGAACTCGCTTCTCAGATGTCGAAAGATGTCCCTGTTGCTCTTGCCGGAGGAACCGATGATGACCGACTCGGTACAGATATTACAAAAATCAGTAAAGCAATTCATGACGTTTACTCCAATGACGGCGTTTTGGTTTTCTTTGATATGGGCAGTGCCTATATGAATGCACAGATGGCATTAGATTTTCTGGAAGAGGACAGCAGCAAAGTAGAAATTGTTGATTCAGCATTCGTCGAAGGCGCCATCACCGCAATTGTTGACAGTGGCTTAAATAAAAACATTGACGAAATAAAAGCAGACATCGCTACTATGAAACTTGGAAAAATGCCTTGATTGATCCACTTAAAATTTGATCATCGATTTTTAGAATGAACCGAAGATCATGCGCACGCAGTGAACAGAATCTGTTCGATTGACCTCCGCTTAACGAAGAAGCGGAGGTTGTTGCTCTATATACTCAAGTAAAAAGCATTTTATCAGTCACGGATTCTTTTCGCCCCAGCTTATCCTACAGTTTCATGGCCTTATTATAACGAGGCTGTACCAGAAAGTTAACAGCCTCAATTCATTCTTTGTTCGAGTGTAAACAAATAATTATTTTCATTCCCACTCTTTTATAATCAATAAAGTTAGCAAACAGAAAGCCGATTTGTTAGGTTTTTGAATGAGCTGAAGACGTTCAGATAGGGTTAATAAGAATTTAAGTGGTGACATGGCAAGTACCTAGCCTAAGCTGATTATCGTTTCTTTTTTTGCCACTAAATCAATATCTACATATTCTTTTATGTAGGTTATCTTTAAAGAACGATCAACGCCGTTTGCCAACCCTTTAGGTAAAAGAGTCACGCTGTTCGGGACTGTATGGATGCTATTTAAAACAGACCCAAGATTATCAAAATCGATAACATTATATTTCTTAAGTTTTAAGAGACTCATAAGTTTTTTTCGATAAGGACAATCTTCGTCTTTGCTCACCACAATGTTAAAATTATTCTTTGTGTTCCAGTCACAATTACTAAGGATGAAAAGCTCCTCGCGGAAAGAATGCATGGATTTGTATGTTTTATTATCAAAATCGCGATTTATCCATATACAATCCACTTCATTTTGATCTAATTTCTTGAATAATTCAGAGATTGAATGCGTCGAATTGATAACATTTCGGTAACCACAACCTTTCAAACGCTGCGTAAACTGAGGGACTACCGAATATGCCAGAGTCGGCGTCGCACCAACTCTAATCGTTTTATATTTTGACAATTCTTCGACCATGTTGTGATAGTCCATAAGGATTTTCTTTGAATGAACATACAATTGATCTGCCGCCGGGAGTAAAGATATCCCCTTATTTGTTCTCTCAAACAGTCTAATTCCCAATTCAGTCTCTATTTTTTTGATTCTGTTAGAAATATTGGGCTGAACATATCCAAGATTATCCGCAGCTTTCGAAAATGAGCCACACTGATAAACCTCGACGAAAATAAGAAGATCATTGAACTCCATTCCATTTCCCCTCTTGCCATAATTATTATTGATACCGGATATGATTTACAACTATTATACAGGTCACGCTAGAACATGTAATCTTATTCATAGTAAATAAAATGGGGTGTTGAAATGATGTTTAATAATAAAGTGGTATTGGTAACCGGTGGCGCAACAGGAATTGGGAGCGCAACCTGTGTAAAATTATCTTCTCTGGGTGCTAAAGTCGTTGTAAACTATTCAAAGTCACTTCAAGAAGCTCAGGATACGTACAATCAATTATCAAATGATGGGCTGTTGTATCAGGCAGATATTAGTGATGAGCGTCAAGTAAGGGAAATGATTCTCGCTTGTATTCAAAAGTTTGGGAAGTTAGATTATCTCGTTAACAATGTTGGTATAACCCATCAGTTAGCTATGGATGATTTTGATGGGGCCACTGATGAAGTCTGGGATAAGCTTTGGAATGTAAATGTTAAAGGAACATTTTACTGCATTAAGCACGCAGTACC
This genomic window contains:
- a CDS encoding MIP/aquaporin family protein, yielding MEAFLGELAGTFIMVLLGDGAVANVILKKSKAENSGWIVITAGWAFAVAIPVWIFGSVSGAHFNPAVTLGLACIGKFPWSSAAAYMTAQFIGAFLAAVVLFLHFYKHFEATTDPATKLGVFSTGPAIRSKFFNFFGEFINTFVLLFGIVGIVSQKMAPGLMGLAIGILIFAIGLSLGGTTGYAINPARDLAPRIAHALLPIPGKGGSDWAYAWIPVVGPILGGICGAFAYVLLFH
- the dhaK gene encoding dihydroxyacetone kinase subunit DhaK; translation: MKKLINQPENSLNEMLSGMTKAYPDYLKRLEHTNVLVRQNLDNQKVAVISGGGSGHEPTHAGYIGTGMLDAAVAGDIFTSPTPDQIYEAIKAVDRGRGVLLVVKNYSGDVMNFDMAKEMAEMEGIEIDSVIVNDDVAVEDSTFTTGRRGIAGTVLVHKIAGAAAERGWNLQKVKAVAEKAITHIRSMGMALSPCTVPSAGKPNFTLAEDEVEIGTGIHGEPGTHREKIKTADEITKELFDQIQADTPFKKGDEVAVIVNGMGATPLMELYIVNNKFHDLLKTLGVHIHQTFVGEFMTSLEMAGMSLTVLKLDDELKSLLDDSADTPALKIIKH
- the dhaL gene encoding dihydroxyacetone kinase subunit DhaL: MANLNQVVGALNLAADIIEENKQHLTELDGAIGDGDHGINMSRGFSFVKKTLSEGGFETVADLFKKCGMDLVAHVGGASGPLFGTAFLKASMVLKDKTEVSASDYLSILKASVEGIKMRGKSDAGEKTMLDALIPAYEAGAEVEKQEKSAQEVLKAVKAAAAKGAEDTEALVAKKGRASYLGERSIGHQDPGAASTALILGAVSDFFAAS
- the dhaM gene encoding dihydroxyacetone kinase phosphoryl donor subunit DhaM; translated protein: MVGIVLVSHSRKIVEGIQELASQMSKDVPVALAGGTDDDRLGTDITKISKAIHDVYSNDGVLVFFDMGSAYMNAQMALDFLEEDSSKVEIVDSAFVEGAITAIVDSGLNKNIDEIKADIATMKLGKMP
- a CDS encoding LysR family transcriptional regulator gives rise to the protein MEFNDLLIFVEVYQCGSFSKAADNLGYVQPNISNRIKKIETELGIRLFERTNKGISLLPAADQLYVHSKKILMDYHNMVEELSKYKTIRVGATPTLAYSVVPQFTQRLKGCGYRNVINSTHSISELFKKLDQNEVDCIWINRDFDNKTYKSMHSFREELFILSNCDWNTKNNFNIVVSKDEDCPYRKKLMSLLKLKKYNVIDFDNLGSVLNSIHTVPNSVTLLPKGLANGVDRSLKITYIKEYVDIDLVAKKETIISLG
- a CDS encoding SDR family NAD(P)-dependent oxidoreductase, which translates into the protein MMFNNKVVLVTGGATGIGSATCVKLSSLGAKVVVNYSKSLQEAQDTYNQLSNDGLLYQADISDERQVREMILACIQKFGKLDYLVNNVGITHQLAMDDFDGATDEVWDKLWNVNVKGTFYCIKHAVPYLKKEQDAAIVNVGSVAGITGLGSSVPYAVTKSAVHGLTKSLAFSLAPNIRINSIAPGAVNTRWWKGNEEKMKTLAGNILLKRISTPEDIAETICYTLLQKSLTGQIIAVDNGQTM